In a genomic window of Leisingera caerulea DSM 24564:
- a CDS encoding YciI family protein has product MLIALIARDKPGHLQTRLDNRDAHLAYINDTGAVAQAGPLLDQDGNMAGSLVILDVEDMAAGEAWAANDPYNKAGLFEAVELITWKKVIG; this is encoded by the coding sequence ATGCTCATCGCATTGATCGCCCGCGACAAACCCGGCCATTTGCAGACCCGTCTGGACAACCGCGACGCCCATCTGGCCTATATCAACGACACCGGCGCCGTGGCGCAGGCGGGCCCGCTGCTGGATCAGGATGGCAATATGGCCGGCTCTCTGGTTATTCTGGACGTCGAAGACATGGCAGCAGGCGAGGCCTGGGCGGCCAACGACCCGTATAACAAGGCCGGCCTCTTTGAAGCTGTCGAACTGATCACCTGGAAGAAAGTTATCGGCTGA
- a CDS encoding EVE domain-containing protein has translation MRYWLFKSEPSTWSWDDQVSKGETGEEWDGVRNYQARNFMREMNIGDRGFFYHSQKEKSVVGIVEVCAEAHPDSTTEDDRWECVDIKAVRPFAKPVSLDQIKADPRLEEMVLVKNSRLSVQPVSEAEWAAVCALGETDPG, from the coding sequence ATGCGCTACTGGCTGTTCAAATCCGAACCCTCCACCTGGAGCTGGGACGACCAGGTCTCCAAAGGCGAAACGGGTGAGGAATGGGACGGCGTGCGCAACTACCAGGCGCGCAACTTCATGCGCGAAATGAACATTGGCGACCGCGGGTTTTTCTATCACTCGCAGAAAGAGAAATCCGTGGTTGGAATCGTCGAGGTCTGCGCAGAGGCGCATCCGGACAGCACTACCGAGGACGATCGGTGGGAATGCGTCGACATCAAAGCGGTGCGCCCCTTTGCCAAACCGGTGAGCCTGGACCAGATCAAAGCCGACCCGCGCCTGGAAGAGATGGTGCTGGTGAAAAACTCCCGCCTTTCGGTGCAGCCGGTGAGCGAAGCGGAATGGGCCGCCGTCTGCGCGCTGGGGGAGACAGATCCAGGCTGA